In one window of Prionailurus bengalensis isolate Pbe53 chromosome B3, Fcat_Pben_1.1_paternal_pri, whole genome shotgun sequence DNA:
- the LOC122468137 gene encoding LOW QUALITY PROTEIN: disintegrin and metalloproteinase domain-containing protein 21-like (The sequence of the model RefSeq protein was modified relative to this genomic sequence to represent the inferred CDS: inserted 1 base in 1 codon), translated as MSLSRGMRLAEGQVTLRAPLLLFALWALLAPVQGSQGRPSWRYISSEVVIPKKEWHHGKGVQMPGWLSYSLHFGGKSHVIHMRHKKLFWSRHLLMMTQDDQGALQMDYPFIPPDCYYLGYLEEIPLSMVTMDTCYXGLEGIMKLDDLAYEIRPLSDSQRFEHVVSQIVADTNATGPTYNLGYKGDRNPLFSQANISAAPRISSKLYSSHHGILKGLVLGSKTMYSVFNNVSKCARFLVRLVSLTDSMLQGIDVRHYISSMIIYNLEDPVVLNNFQVPGSPIHIYFQRHLFVAFKPHTALLMNKDAPHELQFQPATYAVCRSKSIISLASLGRHFLLLSVLVAQTIAKSIGIFYDNKFCACQRRSTCIRNQYPIMTDSFSNCSFVHMQHVVVNNFCECIFDSGLSYFNKSLTHDHCGNYVVEPGEQCDCGSFKQCYNNPCCTSDCILTPGSKCNTGRCCTNCTYSDAGTLCRPIQNICDLPEYCRGVSVECPDDFYMQDGTPCTEEGYCYHGNCTDRTMHCQEIFGRNAVKAENVCYTINQKGSRYGHCRRDPGVFKSKPCSPTDMQCGRLQCSNVTHLPQLQENVGFHQSEISGFWCFGLDSHHSTGTTDIGHVRTGTPCAPGKFCQDTYCNGSVAQLNYDCIPEKCSHRGICNNNRNCHCHVGWDPPRCTERGTGGSTDSGPPPRRMRSVRQSRESVVYLRVIFARIYALIAAFLFGVARNVRTINRQKVTEDTVDQDNA; from the exons ATGTCCCTGAGCAGGGGCATGAGGCTGGCAGAGGGCCAGGTCACCCTGAGGGCACCCCTCTTGCTGTTTGCACTCTGGGCATTGCTGGCTCCTGTCCAAGGTTCTCAAGGTCGTCCCTCATGGCGCTACATCTCTTCTGAGGTGGTAATTCCCAAGAAGGAGTGGCACCACGGCAAGGGCGTTcagatgcctggctggctgtcCTATAGCCTGCATTTTGGGGGCAAGAGCCATGTTATCCACATGAGGCACAAGAAACTCTTTTGGTCCAGACATTTGCTGATGATGACTCAGGATGATCAGGGAGCCTTGCAGATGGACTACCCCTTCATCCCTCCAGACTGTTACTACCTCGGCTACCTGGAGGAGATTCCTCTTTCCATGGTCACCATGGACACGTGCT GGGGCCTTGAAGGCATCATGAAGTTGGATGACCTTGCCTATGAAATCAGACCCCTCAGTGATTCCCAACGGTTTGAACACGTTGTTTCTCAGATAGTGGCAGACACCAATGCAACGGGACCTACTTATAACCTGGGATATAAGGGGGATAGGAACCCCCTGTTCTCTCAAGCAAATATCAGTGCAGCCCCCAGGATCTCTAGTAAGTTGTATTCATCCCATCATGGAATTTTGAAAGGACTTGTTCTCGGTTCCAAAACAATGTATAGTGTGTTCAACAACGTGTCAAAATGTGCCCGATTCCTCGTAAGGCTTGTTAGCTTGACTGACTCAATGCTTCAAGGTATTGATGTAAGGCATTATATTTCCTCCATGATCATTTATAATCTGGAAGATCCAGTTGTCTTGAACAATTTTCAGGTGCCAGGGAGTCCGATTCATATCTACTTTCAAAGACACTTGTTTGTTGCTTTTAAACCACATACAGCTTTACTTATGAACAAAGATGCACCACATGAACTTCAGTTTCAGCCAGCCACGTATGCGGTATGCAGATCAAAATCCATCATCTCGCTTGCTTCTCTAGGcagacattttttattgttgtctGTGTTAGTAGCCCAAACAATTGCAAAATCTATTGGTATTTTTTATGACAATAAGTTTTGTGCATGCCAGAGGAGGTCTACCTGCATTAGGAATCAATACCCTATTATGACAGATTCTTTCAGTAACTGTTCCTTCGTTCATATGCAGCATgtagtggtgaataatttttgtgAGTGCATATTTGACTCAGGACTTTCCTATTTCAATAAAAGCCTGACTCACGATCATTGTGGAAACTATGTAGTGGAGCCAGGTGAGCAGTGTGACTGTGGCTCCTTCAAGCAGTGCTACAACAATCCCTGCTGTACAAGTGATTGTATTCTAACCCCTGGCAGCAAATGTAATACAGGCAGATGCTGTACAAACTGCACCTATTCCGATGCTGGGACACTCTGCAGGCCAATCCAAAATATATGTGATCTTCCAGAATACTGCCGTGGGGTGTCCGTGGAGTGCCCTGATGACTTCTATATGCAAGATGGAACCCCATGCACTGAAGAGGGCTACTGCTATCATGGAAACTGCACTGACCGCACTATGCACTGCCAAGAAATCTTTGGCAGAAATGCTGTGAAGGCTGAAAATGTCTGCTATACCATAAATCAAAAAGGCAGCCGATATGGACACTGCAGAAGAGACCCAGGGGTATTCAAATCTAAACCCTGTTCCCCCACAGACATGCAGTGTGGAAGGCTGCAGTGTAGTAACGTCACCCATCTCCCTCAGCTGCAAGAGAATGTTGGATTTCATCAGTCTGAGATCTCAGGGTTCTGGTGTTTTGGGCTGGATTCGCATCATAGCACAGGAACAACTGATATTGGTCATGTGAGAACCGGTACCCCCTGTGCTCCTGGAAAGTTCTGTCAGGATACCTACTGCAATGGCAGTGTGGCTCAGCTGAACTATGACTGTATCCCGGAGAAATGCAGTCACAGAGGGATATGCAACAATAACAGGAACTGCCATTGCCACGTAGGCTGGGATCCTCCACGGTGCACTGAACGAGGCACTGGTGGGAGCACAGACAGTGGACCCCCTCCAAGAAGAATGCGGTCAGTCAGGCAAAGTCGTGAATCCGTGGTATATCTCAGAGTGATCTTTGCTAGAATCTATGCCTTAATTGCTGCATTCCTCTTTGGTGTTGCCAGAAATGTCAGAACTATCAACAGACAGAAAGTTACGGAAGACACTGTTGATCAAGACAATGCATAA